TTTAATAGGCCCTGACAGTGAAAGTGAACAGTGGGTGTCTGCTGTTGCAAAAGCAGCTGACAGTAAATATCTGATATTGGAGAAAACCAGGCGAAGTGATAACGAAGTAACCATCAAAGTGCCTGAAGTAGTCCAACCGGATCTGCATACCCCTGTTTTGGTGGATGATATTATTTCAACGGGTATCACAATGGCCGAAACAATAAAGCAGTTGATAAAGACAGGCTACAGGTCACCAGTATGTATTGGGGTGCATGGAATTTTTGCTACCAATGCCTATGAACGCCTCCTAAAAAGTGGTGCAGACCGAGTGATAACAACCAACACCATTCCACATCCAACAAATCAGATAGCAATTGATGAATTAATCAGAACCGCATTGCAATAATGATGAATTAATGGATTCTTACAGTAAATCCGTACAAGAACTGGTGAGTGATTTTCAAACCTCTGTTGAAACTGGATTAACAGAACAGGAAAGCATTAATCGTTTAAATAAATATGGAGCTAACCTTATTCAAAAGACATCTCACCGTAGTGGCTTTCAAGTCTTTCTGGAGCAATTCAAAAACCTGCTGGTGATCCTGTTAATCTTTGCTGCAGCACTCTCCTTCTTTTTGCAATCTTATCGCGACGGTGTTATCCTCTTATTAATTGTGTTTTTTAACGCCTTGGTGGGCTTTTACCAAGATTGGAAATCTGAAAACATCCTTGCATCACTTAAAAGTCTTATCATTGAAAAATGTTGTGTTCTCCGCTCCGGAAATAAAATTGAAATTCCGTCTTCAGCTTTAGTTCCGGGCGATGTCGTCTTTTTGTATGAAGGAGACGGTGTTCCTGCAGATATACGACTGATAGACTCAAGTGGTCTCTCTGCTAATGAGTTCATTCTTACCGGCGAATCGCAACCAAGGGAGAAATCACACCAAACCATCCAAACTACCGGTTTATCAATTTCTGAGCAGGATAATTGTGTGTTCATGGGAACAAGTATAGCTAAAGGTGAGGCAAAAGGAATTGTCATATCTACCGGTATGAAAACAGAATTAGGAAAAATTGCCGCTGCCTCCCTTACAATTGATACTGGCCTGACACCCCTACAACGGGAATTGAATTCGGTTGGTAAAAAGATTACTTACATCACTTTGTTGTTGGCGGCTATTTTATTTGCTGGCAGGCTGCTTTATGGAGAGCATTACGAAAGTGCCATAATGTTTGCAATTGGGGTAGCTGCCGCTATGGTGCCCGAAGGATTACCTGCCCAGATTTCTGTTTCCCTGGCTTTAGGCGTAGCACGATTGGCGAAGAACAACGCTATTGTAAAAAATCTTTCTTCCGTAGAAACCTTAGGCGCAGCCACGGTCATTGCATCGGATAAAACAGGTACCATCACAAAAAATGAGATGACCATCATTCATTGTCACTTTAATGGAAATGACTACACCATTACAGGAATCGGATATGAACCCAAGGGGCAGATATTGGATATTGATGGAAATGTTATCGAAAAAAATAACCTAGGGGATGATAAAGTTTTTTTTCTGGATGGTTTTTTGGCCTCGACCGGAAAAGCAAATCCCCCAGACAAGTACCACCCGGATTGGTATCCTATAGGCGATCCTACAGAATGCGCATTTACCCCTCTGATCATGAAAGGAGGATATTCTTCTGATGTAATTGAAAAAGAATATCCGAAGGTTCAATCCTTTCCCTTTGATTCATTTCGTAAACGGATTTCAATTATCCGGGAGCATAAGGGTAAATACATCAGTTTTGTTAAAGGTTCCATTGAGTCGATCCTCGAAAAAGCAGATAAAATTATG
Above is a window of Solitalea lacus DNA encoding:
- a CDS encoding cation-translocating P-type ATPase encodes the protein MDSYSKSVQELVSDFQTSVETGLTEQESINRLNKYGANLIQKTSHRSGFQVFLEQFKNLLVILLIFAAALSFFLQSYRDGVILLLIVFFNALVGFYQDWKSENILASLKSLIIEKCCVLRSGNKIEIPSSALVPGDVVFLYEGDGVPADIRLIDSSGLSANEFILTGESQPREKSHQTIQTTGLSISEQDNCVFMGTSIAKGEAKGIVISTGMKTELGKIAAASLTIDTGLTPLQRELNSVGKKITYITLLLAAILFAGRLLYGEHYESAIMFAIGVAAAMVPEGLPAQISVSLALGVARLAKNNAIVKNLSSVETLGAATVIASDKTGTITKNEMTIIHCHFNGNDYTITGIGYEPKGQILDIDGNVIEKNNLGDDKVFFLDGFLASTGKANPPDKYHPDWYPIGDPTECAFTPLIMKGGYSSDVIEKEYPKVQSFPFDSFRKRISIIREHKGKYISFVKGSIESILEKADKIMLHGKVKNLTQQERENYLNISKVQASNAHRIIATAYRDLPLKKEPYTIQDAEEHLIFAGFVTMIDPPHEEVRQAIQTAYEAGMKIIMITGDNEITAKAIANLTGICNEDGNLPDLISENELKKMSNDQLNASFGKRSLIFSRVSPDEKLRIVSLLKEKGEIVAVTGDGVNDTLSLKRSDIGVAMGKHGSKVAQEAANMVLLDDNFSTIVLAIKEGRTIYINLKKIVLANLIGNTAELTCILIGFAGAFMGYPLVLMPVHILLIDLIGNMLPLLMVTFDPTEKDVMKQAPRKLGEMLNRRSLFVIIYSGIFKGLFSFAAYFQSYNHHLGDAFRHEKAVTVTMISLIVCQFVNIFSIRTSKSIFTGYFFSNKNLFLGVGLSTVFMLIVSYTFALNVLLHTGPLSAIDWLYILTGALVYLFFLEGMKVFSTRRSLMLKSKKMKTSSNAES